In one window of Pseudomonas sp. IAC-BECa141 DNA:
- a CDS encoding multidrug transporter, translating into MFIGVLLVITWLILLLRYPAKALPVSMAAAVGLGLVAMWVVWLDNREIKQLARLELRIVYAPEHCPADRPLLLKLNNGNDVPLTELRWRIAAYAPGDTVNLADNQYAAPRYRGPGELQAGGNWEDCLPMPPLRPGYRPQTLEFRAERLQGSFSD; encoded by the coding sequence ATGTTCATCGGCGTCTTGCTGGTCATCACCTGGCTGATCCTGCTGTTGCGTTATCCGGCCAAAGCCTTGCCGGTGTCCATGGCCGCCGCCGTGGGCCTCGGGTTGGTGGCGATGTGGGTGGTGTGGCTGGACAACCGTGAGATCAAGCAACTGGCGCGGCTTGAACTGCGCATCGTTTATGCCCCCGAACACTGCCCCGCCGACCGTCCGCTGTTGCTCAAGTTGAACAATGGCAACGACGTGCCGCTGACCGAACTGCGCTGGCGCATTGCCGCGTACGCGCCGGGCGATACCGTGAACCTGGCCGACAATCAATACGCCGCCCCACGCTATCGCGGCCCAGGCGAATTGCAGGCCGGTGGCAACTGGGAAGACTGTTTGCCGATGCCGCCACTGCGTCCCGGTTATCGCCCGCAAACCCTGGAGTTTCGCGCCGAGCGATTGCAGGGTAGTTTCTCCGACTGA
- a CDS encoding FUSC family protein produces MTPLPAPLRWLYSLEWRRGFFEWARSDGVTWVYIFKVLIAAFLTLWLAMRLELPQPRTAMITVFIVMQPQSGQVFAKSFYRFLGTLAGSAMMVTLISLFAQNTELFLGSLAIWVGICSAGAARCRNFRAYGFVLAGYTAAMVGLPALAHPDGAFMAAVWRVLEISLGILCSTLVSAAILPQTASAAMRNALYQRFGVFALFVTDGLRGRSKPESFEASNVRFIAEAVGLEGLRSVTVFEDPHMRRRNGRLSRLNSEFMGITTRFNALHQLLERLRVNDEAHVVAAIKPGLQDLAEVLDGFSGRALTSPDAARLALALAAYKEGLPARVRSLRAIFQESDPSDAEQLDFHTAYELLYRFVDDLHSYAQTHASLADHSHERERWDEPFTPQTSWWAAAASGIRAAFILVVLGSYWVATAWPSGATMTLIAAATVGLSAATPNPKRMAFQMACGTFLGALIGFVEMFFIFPWIDGFPLLCVMLAPVIVLGSFLTSRPQYAGVGLGLLIFFSTGSVPDNLTIYNPYTFINDYIAMVMGMLVCAAAGAIILPPNSRWLWQRLEQDLRGQVVYAISGKLKGLASSFESRTRDLMHQAYGLAAGQPLVQKNLLRWMFVVLEVGHAIIELRKEQAILPVHPAYAESQPWRQAIRVMGRSLVRLFLQPNSNNLERALVAVDHAISRVAATDEPFAPHFDTSALRRVKSYLHFIRTSLLDPQSPLAAYAIAKPEGLAHAS; encoded by the coding sequence ATGACTCCCTTGCCCGCACCCTTGCGCTGGCTCTACTCCCTGGAATGGCGCCGGGGTTTCTTCGAATGGGCACGCAGCGACGGCGTGACCTGGGTCTACATCTTCAAGGTGTTGATCGCCGCATTCCTGACCCTGTGGCTGGCGATGCGCCTGGAACTGCCGCAACCGCGCACGGCGATGATCACGGTGTTCATCGTCATGCAGCCGCAGAGCGGCCAGGTGTTCGCCAAGAGTTTCTATCGCTTCCTCGGCACCCTGGCCGGGTCGGCGATGATGGTCACGCTGATTTCCCTGTTCGCCCAGAACACTGAATTGTTCCTCGGTTCGCTGGCGATCTGGGTCGGCATCTGCTCGGCCGGCGCCGCCCGTTGCCGCAACTTCCGCGCCTACGGTTTTGTGTTGGCCGGGTATACGGCGGCGATGGTCGGCCTGCCGGCGCTCGCCCATCCCGATGGCGCGTTCATGGCGGCGGTGTGGCGGGTGCTGGAGATTTCACTGGGGATTCTCTGCTCGACGCTGGTCAGCGCCGCGATCCTGCCGCAAACCGCCAGCGCGGCGATGCGCAACGCCTTGTATCAGCGCTTTGGCGTGTTCGCCCTGTTTGTCACCGACGGCTTGCGCGGGCGCAGCAAGCCGGAGTCGTTCGAGGCCAGCAACGTGCGCTTCATCGCCGAAGCGGTGGGGCTGGAAGGGCTGCGCAGCGTGACCGTGTTCGAAGACCCGCACATGCGTCGGCGCAACGGTCGTCTCAGTCGCCTGAACAGCGAGTTCATGGGCATCACCACCCGGTTCAACGCCTTGCATCAGTTGCTCGAGCGTCTGCGCGTCAATGACGAAGCGCATGTCGTGGCGGCGATCAAACCGGGCCTGCAGGATCTGGCCGAAGTGCTCGACGGGTTCAGCGGCCGCGCCCTGACCAGCCCGGACGCGGCGCGTCTGGCGCTCGCGCTCGCGGCGTACAAGGAAGGCTTGCCGGCGCGGGTGCGCAGCCTGCGGGCGATCTTTCAGGAGAGCGACCCGAGCGATGCCGAGCAACTGGATTTCCACACCGCGTACGAGCTGCTCTATCGCTTCGTCGATGACCTGCACAGTTATGCACAGACCCACGCCTCGCTGGCCGACCACAGCCACGAACGCGAGCGCTGGGACGAGCCGTTCACCCCGCAGACCAGTTGGTGGGCCGCAGCAGCTTCGGGGATTCGTGCTGCGTTCATCCTGGTCGTGCTCGGCAGTTACTGGGTTGCCACCGCGTGGCCGAGCGGCGCGACCATGACCCTGATCGCTGCCGCCACCGTGGGCCTGTCGGCGGCGACACCGAACCCGAAACGCATGGCGTTTCAAATGGCGTGCGGCACGTTTCTGGGGGCGCTGATCGGCTTCGTCGAAATGTTTTTCATCTTCCCGTGGATCGATGGTTTCCCGCTGCTGTGCGTGATGCTTGCGCCGGTGATCGTGCTCGGCTCGTTCCTCACTTCGCGGCCGCAATACGCCGGTGTCGGTCTTGGCTTGCTGATCTTTTTCAGCACCGGTTCGGTGCCGGACAACCTGACCATCTACAACCCCTACACCTTCATCAACGACTACATCGCCATGGTCATGGGCATGCTGGTCTGCGCGGCGGCGGGGGCGATCATTCTGCCGCCGAACAGCCGCTGGCTGTGGCAGCGTCTGGAACAGGATTTGCGCGGGCAAGTGGTGTACGCGATCAGCGGCAAACTCAAGGGTCTGGCGTCGAGTTTCGAAAGCCGTACACGCGACTTGATGCATCAGGCTTACGGTCTGGCGGCCGGTCAGCCGCTGGTGCAGAAAAACCTCTTGCGCTGGATGTTCGTGGTGCTGGAAGTCGGCCACGCGATCATCGAGCTGCGCAAGGAACAGGCGATCCTGCCGGTGCATCCGGCCTATGCCGAATCGCAGCCATGGCGCCAGGCAATCCGGGTCATGGGGCGCTCGCTGGTGCGCCTGTTCCTGCAACCGAACTCGAACAATCTGGAACGTGCGCTGGTGGCGGTCGATCACGCGATCAGCCGGGTCGCCGCCACTGACGAACCGTTCGCGCCGCACTTCGATACCTCGGCCCTGCGGCGGGTGAAAAGCTACCTGCACTTCATCCGCACCTCGTTGCTCGATCCGCAGTCGCCCCTTGCTGCCTACGCCATCGCCAAGCCCGAAGGACTTGCCCATGCTTCGTGA
- a CDS encoding mannose-1-phosphate guanylyltransferase/mannose-6-phosphate isomerase, with amino-acid sequence MIPVILSGGSGSRLWPLSRKQFPKQFLALTGEHTLFQQTLERLVFEGMDTPIVVCNKDHRFIVNEQLANRNLECQRILMEPFGRNTAPAVALTAMMLVNEGRDELMLVLPADHVLEDQKALQRALALATVAAENGEMVLFGVPATKPETGYGYIKSTGDSLLPEGVSRVSHFVEKPDVKRATEYVESGGYYWNSGMFLFRASRFLEELKKHDPDIYDTCLLTLERSQQDADTVTLDEATFACCPDNSIDYSVMEKTQRACVVPLTAGWSDVGCWSSLWEVNEKDANGNVSKGDVVIQDSKNCMIHGNGKLVSVIGLENIVVVETKDAMMIAHKDKVQGVKQMVNTLNEQGRSETQNHCEVYRPWGSYDSVDMGGRFQVKHISVKPGACLSLQMHHHRAEHWIVVSGTAEVTCDENVFLLTENQSTYIPIASVHRLRNPGKIPLEIIEVQSGSYLGEDDIERFEDIYGRSTPIERGVSVKTIAQ; translated from the coding sequence ATGATTCCGGTGATCTTGTCAGGTGGTAGCGGTTCACGTCTTTGGCCGCTTTCGCGCAAGCAGTTTCCCAAGCAGTTCCTCGCCCTGACCGGCGAACACACGCTGTTCCAGCAAACCCTCGAGCGCCTGGTGTTCGAAGGCATGGACACCCCGATCGTGGTCTGCAACAAGGATCACCGCTTCATCGTCAACGAGCAGTTGGCCAACCGCAATCTGGAATGCCAACGCATCCTGATGGAACCGTTCGGTCGCAACACCGCGCCGGCCGTGGCGCTGACCGCGATGATGCTGGTCAATGAAGGTCGCGACGAACTGATGCTGGTGCTGCCGGCCGACCACGTCCTCGAAGACCAGAAAGCCCTGCAACGCGCCCTCGCCCTGGCCACCGTCGCCGCCGAAAACGGCGAGATGGTGCTGTTCGGCGTGCCGGCCACCAAACCGGAAACCGGCTACGGCTACATCAAGTCCACCGGCGATTCGCTGCTGCCGGAAGGCGTCAGCCGCGTCTCGCACTTCGTGGAAAAACCCGACGTCAAACGCGCCACCGAATACGTCGAGTCCGGTGGTTACTACTGGAACAGCGGCATGTTCCTGTTCCGCGCCAGCCGCTTCCTCGAAGAGCTGAAAAAGCACGATCCGGACATCTACGACACCTGCCTGCTGACCCTCGAGCGCAGCCAGCAGGATGCCGACACCGTCACACTGGACGAAGCCACCTTCGCCTGCTGCCCGGACAACTCCATCGACTACTCCGTGATGGAAAAAACCCAGCGCGCCTGCGTGGTGCCGCTGACTGCCGGCTGGAGCGATGTCGGCTGCTGGTCGTCGCTGTGGGAAGTCAACGAGAAGGACGCCAACGGCAACGTCAGCAAGGGCGATGTGGTGATCCAGGACAGCAAGAACTGCATGATCCACGGCAACGGCAAACTGGTGTCGGTGATCGGTCTGGAAAACATCGTCGTGGTCGAAACCAAGGACGCCATGATGATCGCCCACAAGGACAAGGTCCAGGGCGTCAAGCAGATGGTCAACACCCTCAACGAGCAGGGCCGCAGCGAAACCCAGAACCACTGCGAGGTCTATCGTCCGTGGGGTTCCTACGACTCGGTGGACATGGGCGGTCGCTTCCAGGTCAAGCACATTTCGGTCAAGCCGGGCGCGTGCCTGTCGCTGCAGATGCACCACCACCGTGCCGAACACTGGATCGTGGTCAGCGGCACCGCCGAAGTGACCTGCGACGAGAACGTGTTCCTGCTGACCGAAAACCAGTCGACCTACATCCCGATCGCGTCGGTGCATCGCCTGCGCAACCCGGGCAAGATCCCGCTGGAAATCATCGAAGTGCAGTCCGGTTCGTACCTGGGTGAAGACGATATCGAGCGCTTCGAAGATATCTACGGTCGCTCCACCCCGATCGAACGCGGCGTGTCGGTGAAAACCATCGCGCAGTGA
- a CDS encoding DUF1656 domain-containing protein, whose amino-acid sequence MLREIAFHGVYMPTMTLMFFIAAALAWALDRFLSGFDLYRFFWHPALLRLSLFSCLFGAMALTVYR is encoded by the coding sequence ATGCTTCGTGAAATCGCCTTCCACGGCGTGTACATGCCGACCATGACCCTGATGTTCTTCATCGCCGCGGCACTGGCCTGGGCGCTGGACCGGTTCTTGTCCGGGTTCGATCTGTACCGCTTCTTCTGGCACCCGGCGCTGCTGCGCCTGAGCCTGTTTTCCTGTCTGTTCGGCGCGATGGCGCTGACTGTCTACCGTTGA
- a CDS encoding SDR family oxidoreductase: MPVALITGCSSGIGRALAEAFKSAGYEVWASARKTEDVAALSAAGFTAVQLDVNDNAALEQLAERINQQHGGLDVLINNAGYGAMGPLLDGGVTAMQRQFETNVFSIVGVTRALFPVLRRAKGLVVNIGSVSGVLVTPFAGAYCASKAAVHALSDALRMELAPFGIRVMEVQPGAIASSFAKNAGHEAEQLINEQSPWFPLREGIRARAKASQDKPTPASEFAAELLKAVQQSKPPRLIRIGNGSRALPLLATLLPKGLLESTLMKRFGLRGQL, translated from the coding sequence ATGCCCGTTGCGTTGATTACCGGTTGTTCCAGCGGCATCGGCCGCGCCCTCGCCGAGGCCTTCAAAAGCGCCGGCTACGAGGTCTGGGCCAGTGCGCGCAAGACCGAAGATGTCGCGGCTCTCAGTGCCGCCGGGTTCACAGCGGTGCAGCTCGACGTCAATGACAACGCAGCGCTGGAACAACTTGCTGAACGAATCAACCAGCAACACGGCGGCCTCGATGTGCTGATCAACAACGCCGGCTACGGCGCCATGGGCCCATTGCTCGATGGCGGTGTGACGGCCATGCAGCGCCAGTTCGAAACCAATGTGTTTTCGATTGTCGGCGTGACCCGTGCGCTGTTCCCGGTACTGCGCCGGGCCAAAGGCCTGGTGGTGAATATCGGCAGTGTTTCCGGGGTGCTGGTCACGCCATTTGCCGGCGCCTATTGCGCGTCGAAAGCGGCGGTGCATGCACTGAGCGATGCGTTGCGCATGGAACTGGCGCCGTTCGGGATTCGCGTGATGGAAGTGCAGCCGGGGGCGATTGCATCCAGCTTCGCCAAAAATGCCGGGCACGAGGCCGAACAACTGATCAACGAACAATCGCCGTGGTTTCCGTTGCGCGAAGGCATTCGGGCGCGGGCCAAGGCCTCGCAAGACAAACCAACGCCGGCCAGCGAATTTGCCGCCGAGTTGCTCAAGGCTGTGCAGCAGAGCAAACCGCCACGGCTGATCCGCATCGGCAATGGCAGCCGGGCGTTGCCGTTGCTGGCGACGTTGTTGCCAAAAGGGTTGCTGGAGTCGACGTTGATGAAGCGCTTCGGGTTGCGGGGGCAGCTTTGA
- a CDS encoding HlyD family secretion protein: MKKFFSLLATLLVLALALWIGRTLWEHYMNTPWTRDGRVRADIINVAADVTGEVVDVPVRDNQLVKKGDLLMQIDPEHYRLAVKQAQSLVASRKATWEMRKVNAHRRADLDNLVISKENRDDASNIADSALADYQQAQAQLEAAELNLKRTEVRAAVDGYVTNLNVHRGDYARIGEAKMAVVDMNSFWVYGFFEETKLPHVRVGDKADMQLMSGEVLKGHVESISRGIYDRDNPESRELIADVNPTFNWVRLAQRVPVRIHIDEVPEGVLLAAGITCTVVVKQGAVDN; the protein is encoded by the coding sequence ATGAAAAAGTTTTTCAGCCTGCTCGCGACCCTGCTGGTGCTGGCCCTGGCGTTGTGGATCGGCCGCACGTTGTGGGAGCACTACATGAACACCCCGTGGACCCGCGACGGTCGGGTCCGCGCCGACATCATCAACGTCGCCGCCGACGTCACTGGTGAAGTGGTTGACGTGCCGGTGCGCGACAACCAGTTGGTGAAGAAAGGTGATCTGCTGATGCAGATCGACCCCGAGCACTATCGCCTGGCGGTTAAGCAGGCGCAGTCGCTGGTCGCTTCGCGCAAGGCCACGTGGGAGATGCGCAAGGTCAACGCCCATCGCCGCGCCGACCTGGACAACCTGGTGATCTCCAAGGAAAACCGCGACGACGCCAGCAACATCGCAGACTCCGCACTGGCCGATTACCAACAGGCCCAGGCGCAGCTGGAAGCCGCCGAACTCAATCTGAAACGCACCGAAGTGCGCGCGGCGGTGGACGGCTACGTGACCAACCTCAACGTCCATCGCGGTGACTACGCGCGCATCGGCGAGGCGAAAATGGCCGTGGTCGACATGAACTCGTTCTGGGTCTATGGCTTCTTCGAAGAAACCAAACTGCCTCACGTACGGGTCGGCGACAAAGCCGACATGCAACTGATGAGCGGCGAAGTCCTCAAGGGCCACGTGGAGAGCATTTCTCGCGGCATCTACGACCGCGACAACCCGGAAAGCCGCGAGCTGATCGCCGATGTGAACCCGACCTTCAACTGGGTGCGTCTGGCGCAACGGGTGCCGGTGCGGATTCACATCGATGAAGTGCCGGAAGGTGTGCTGCTGGCGGCAGGGATTACCTGCACTGTGGTGGTGAAGCAGGGCGCTGTGGATAACTGA
- a CDS encoding alginate O-acetyltransferase AlgF yields the protein MTFTTTPRRLAKRIALVAGLSVLSVQAFAGGDAALYGPTAPKGSTFVRVYNASNAEVSATVGSTNLSDVAPLASSDFSFMPGGDYSAKVGSQTLPVKLAGDHYYTLVNNASGAPQLIEEPPFKNKQKSLVRVQNLSDKSLTLKTADGKTEVVPNVAAKGRGEREINPVKVSLALYEGDKKVGDVKPVALERGEAAVLYVTGNGSNLSPVWVKRPVSTR from the coding sequence CTCTGGTCGCCGGCCTGAGTGTGTTGTCGGTCCAGGCCTTTGCCGGTGGCGACGCTGCGCTGTACGGTCCGACTGCACCGAAAGGCTCGACCTTCGTCCGTGTCTACAACGCCAGCAATGCTGAAGTCAGCGCCACTGTCGGCAGCACCAATCTGAGCGACGTCGCGCCGCTGGCCAGCAGCGACTTCAGCTTCATGCCGGGCGGCGACTACAGCGCCAAGGTCGGCAGCCAGACCCTGCCGGTGAAACTCGCCGGTGATCACTACTACACCCTGGTCAACAACGCCTCCGGCGCGCCGCAACTGATTGAAGAACCACCGTTCAAGAACAAGCAGAAATCCCTGGTGCGCGTGCAGAACCTCAGCGACAAGTCGCTGACCCTGAAGACCGCCGACGGCAAGACCGAAGTTGTGCCGAACGTGGCCGCCAAGGGCCGTGGCGAACGTGAAATCAACCCGGTGAAAGTCAGCCTGGCGCTGTACGAGGGCGACAAGAAAGTCGGCGACGTGAAACCGGTCGCCCTGGAGCGTGGTGAGGCAGCGGTGCTGTACGTCACCGGCAACGGCAGCAACCTGTCGCCAGTCTGGGTGAAACGCCCGGTGTCGACCCGCTAA